One Salmo trutta chromosome 19, fSalTru1.1, whole genome shotgun sequence genomic window carries:
- the LOC115154412 gene encoding uncharacterized protein LOC115154412, with protein MELAERCSIPMNDYEDGTCFQTPGAGTPTTDNIYQSLRSPNMTSIQRQAKPHNRMQWKMFVSPLLLFNALLLIIILVIVGVHYSHFTGVLSSKNGDFRQNEEVWHLHHNGFYLFWQSVGDCLAADSFCQQNNATLTTLQPHNTVWLLARARGQQLWVLELRDTTDGSADGATEDDSENNADCALLTGDPTQPSMSPEHMKSQGWVCERKASPPHVSGNQ; from the exons ATGGAGCTGGCAGAAAGGTGCAGCATTCCAATGAATGATTATGAGGATGGCACATGTTTTCAGACCCCAGGTGCAGGGACACCTACAACAGATAACATCTACCAGTCTCTTCGGTCTCCAAACATGACGTCAATACAGAGACAGGCCA AGCCACATAACAGGATGCAATGGAAAATGTTTGTGTCCCCTCTACTCCTCTTCAATGCACTTTTACTGATTATCATTCTGGTAATTGTTGGAGTTCACT ATTCCCATTTCACCGGGGTACTGTCATCTAAAAATGGAG ATTTCAGACAGAATGAAGAAGTGTGGCATCTCCATCACAATGGGTTCTATCTATTCTGGCAGAGTGTGGGGGATTGCTTAGCTGCTGATAGCTTCTGTCAGCAGAACAATGCTACTCTGACCACATTGCAGCCACATAACACG GTTTGGTTGTTGGCCAGGGCCAGAGGACAGCAGCTTTGGGTCCTTGAGCTCAGGGATACGACCGACGGGTCTGCAGATGGTGCCACAGAG GATGATTCTGAAAATAATGCTGATTGTGCCCTCTTGACTGGTGATCCCACCCAGCCCTCAATGAGCCCAGAACACATGAAGAGCCAGGGGTGGGTGTGTGAGAGGAAGGCCTCTCCACCACATGTCTCTGGAAATCAATAA